A genome region from Leptodactylus fuscus isolate aLepFus1 chromosome 6, aLepFus1.hap2, whole genome shotgun sequence includes the following:
- the LOC142210199 gene encoding chemerin-like receptor 1 encodes MYNSTEVDIGYGEESSSNYGHRINVSYIVIHAVTCLLGITGNGLVIWFGIFRMKKTVSLVWFLSLAVADFIFALLLPFIITYKILDHWPFGSFMCKSSVFFYNFAMSVIALQLVVLSVDRCVRIAFPQWCDNHRTRRWALIVVLIIWILSSASCVVFFIFTDTSDYNSRVSCQFRLGRHGIKWNVIIRSVFLLLVPFLVTLCSYIGVTLYSLIKHVPLCSRSFTVTLVVSIVFFLCSSPYYTFHILMMANTIDYYYVDKVAEITEILRVIGSCINPIIYVLVGWEVKDNFCSSFQAMFEKAFAEDEQNISSNKRQDRTDSLNLEVLSH; translated from the coding sequence ATGTATAACTCTACTGAAGTTGACATTGGCTATGGTGAAGAGTCTTCTTCTAACTATGGACACCGCATAAATGTTTCCTATATTGTGATCCATGCAGTGACTTGTCTTCTGGGGATCACAGGGAATGGTCTGGTCATCTGGTTCGGCATCttcaggatgaagaagacagtcAGCCTGGTCTGGTTCCTCAGTTTGGCTGTAGCTGATTTTATCTTTGCACTTCTTCTACCGTTTATAATCACGTACAAAATTCTCGACCATTGGCCATTTGGAAGCTTCATGTGTAAGTCCAGTGTGTTCTTCTATAACTTTGCCATGTCCGTCATTGCCCTCCAGCTTGTGGTCCTTAGTGTGGACCGATGTGTCCGTATCGCCTTCCCTCAGTGGTGTGACAACCACCGGACCAGAAGATGGGCGCTCATCGTGGTCCTGATCATTTGGATTCTTTCTTCAGCTTCTTGTGTAGTGTTTTTCATCTTCACAGATACATCTGATTATAATTCTCGAGTTTCTTGCCAGTTTAGACTTGGTCGTCATGGTATAAAATGGAACGTCATTATAAGATCTGTTTTTTTGCTTTTGGTTCCCTTCCTTGTTACTCTCTGCAGTTACATAGGGGTCACCTTGTACAGTCTCATAAAACACGTCCCTCTATGTTCTCGGTCCTTCACCGTCACCCTGGTCGTATCCATCGTCTTCTTCCTCTGCTCTTCTCCATACTATACCTTCCATATTCTAATGATGGCAAATACAATTGATTATTACTATGTGGATAAAGTTGCCGAAATTACTGAAATCTTAAGAGTCATCGGCAGCTGCATTAACCCCATCATCTACGTCCTTGTTGGATGGGAAGTCAAAGACAATTTCTGCAGCTCCTTCCAGGCGATGTTTGAGAAGGCATTTGCAGAAGATGAGCAGAATATTAGTAGCAATAAAAGACAAGACAGAACGGATTCTCTAAATTTAGAGGTGTTGTCACATTAG